Proteins encoded within one genomic window of Flavobacterium gilvum:
- a CDS encoding glycoside hydrolase family 28 protein, whose protein sequence is MSNNNKRIFTNCIVLFFLFQLSFNVEMYANKRKDYLVTAFGALADGKTLNTKAIQKAIDAANKNGGGRVVFSKGIFLSGSIVLKSGVELFFEEGTTLLGSVNPDDYPKYNDARALIISHAQKNIAITGKGIIDGQGRELALAVDSLHHTGVRIDPNYNYKRLRPNDGRGKLLFLSECDSVKVTDVLLKNSSGWVFSLRKSKNIAIDHVNVNSRAYWNNDGIDMDGCENVSVTNCDINAADDGICLKSDSPGLQNNNIYIANCTIRSSASAVKFGTGSYGSFKNVTIENIKVFDTFRSAIAIESVDGAEIENINVSNITAVNTGNAILIRLGNRNGDKPGYVKNVSIKNIKVQVPFGRPDIEYDLRGPEVDYFHNPFPASIAGIPGHSIENVTLENIEITYPGRATKGMAYLPLWRLKDVLENEKGYPEFTMFGELPSWGFYVRHVNGIQMKNIKLVLEKEDFRPAFVFDDVKELRMEKIDVPSDKNNQIIFKDVSSKYLDAEALKRVNEPKQNTFVLTVK, encoded by the coding sequence ATGAGTAATAACAACAAAAGGATTTTTACGAATTGTATCGTTTTGTTTTTTCTTTTCCAATTAAGTTTTAATGTGGAAATGTATGCCAATAAAAGGAAAGATTATTTGGTCACGGCTTTTGGCGCGTTGGCTGACGGCAAAACACTAAATACAAAAGCGATTCAAAAAGCAATTGATGCAGCCAATAAAAATGGAGGTGGTAGAGTTGTTTTTTCAAAAGGGATTTTTTTGTCGGGGAGTATTGTGTTAAAAAGCGGAGTCGAGTTGTTTTTTGAAGAAGGCACAACGTTGTTAGGAAGCGTAAACCCTGACGATTACCCAAAATACAATGATGCACGCGCTTTGATAATTTCCCACGCCCAAAAAAATATTGCTATTACAGGAAAAGGAATCATCGATGGTCAGGGACGAGAGTTGGCTTTGGCGGTTGACAGTTTGCACCATACTGGTGTACGAATCGATCCAAATTACAATTACAAGCGACTTCGTCCGAATGATGGTAGGGGAAAATTGCTTTTTCTTTCCGAATGTGATTCGGTTAAAGTGACTGATGTGTTGTTGAAAAATAGTTCGGGTTGGGTTTTTTCATTACGAAAATCAAAAAATATTGCCATCGATCATGTCAATGTAAACAGCCGCGCCTATTGGAATAATGATGGAATTGATATGGATGGCTGCGAAAATGTTAGCGTGACAAATTGCGACATAAACGCAGCCGACGATGGTATTTGTTTAAAATCGGATTCGCCGGGATTACAAAACAATAACATTTATATTGCAAATTGTACTATCAGGTCGAGTGCCAGTGCGGTTAAGTTTGGTACAGGTTCGTATGGGAGTTTCAAAAATGTAACTATCGAAAATATTAAAGTTTTTGATACTTTCAGATCGGCCATTGCAATCGAATCGGTTGATGGTGCCGAAATTGAAAACATCAACGTTTCCAACATAACGGCTGTGAATACAGGAAATGCAATTTTAATTCGATTAGGAAATAGAAATGGGGACAAACCGGGTTATGTCAAAAACGTGTCCATTAAAAATATAAAAGTCCAAGTTCCTTTCGGGCGTCCCGACATTGAGTACGATTTGCGAGGCCCCGAAGTAGATTATTTCCACAATCCTTTCCCAGCTTCTATCGCCGGAATTCCGGGACATTCTATCGAAAACGTGACTTTGGAAAATATTGAAATAACCTATCCGGGAAGAGCTACCAAAGGAATGGCGTATTTGCCTTTGTGGCGTTTAAAAGATGTGCTTGAAAATGAAAAAGGATATCCAGAATTTACTATGTTTGGCGAGTTGCCTTCTTGGGGGTTTTATGTTCGTCATGTGAATGGAATTCAAATGAAGAATATAAAATTGGTTTTGGAAAAAGAAGATTTTCGTCCCGCTTTTGTTTTTGATGATGTAAAGGAACTTCGAATGGAAAAAATTGATGTCCCTTCGGACAAAAATAATCAAATCATTTTTAAGGACGTTTCCTCAAAATATTTGGATGCAGAAGCTTTGAAAAGAGTTAACGAACCCAAACAGAATACTTTTGTGTTAACTGTTAAGTAA
- a CDS encoding SDR family oxidoreductase produces MKNEFSLKGKVIVVTGATGILGKSFVDGIANAGGIIGVLGRNEKVANEITASVVNEGGEAITLIADVTKEQDLIKAREIILSKYGKIDGLVNAAGGNMPDAVIQPEQDIFQLNMEALKQVMDLNLFGSILPTQVFGEAIKNNGGGSIVNISSVSSDHALTKVLGYSLAKSAIDSYTRWFAVELAKRFGDKIRMNAVVPGFFLTEQNRTLLTNVDETLTERGNLIIQNTPFGRFGNPDELIGALVWLLSDASKFVTGSRITLDGGFSVFSGV; encoded by the coding sequence ATGAAAAATGAATTTTCATTAAAAGGAAAAGTAATAGTTGTAACCGGAGCAACCGGAATATTGGGAAAATCTTTTGTTGACGGAATTGCTAATGCAGGAGGAATAATTGGTGTATTGGGCAGAAATGAAAAAGTAGCCAATGAAATTACGGCTTCTGTTGTAAATGAAGGCGGTGAGGCCATCACATTAATTGCAGATGTTACCAAAGAACAGGATTTAATAAAGGCACGTGAAATAATACTTTCTAAATATGGTAAAATAGATGGATTGGTAAATGCAGCCGGAGGAAATATGCCCGATGCAGTGATTCAGCCGGAACAGGATATTTTTCAGTTGAATATGGAGGCATTAAAACAAGTGATGGATTTGAATCTGTTTGGCAGTATTTTGCCTACTCAGGTTTTTGGCGAAGCCATAAAAAATAATGGAGGGGGAAGCATTGTGAATATTTCTTCGGTTTCTTCTGATCATGCATTGACAAAAGTTTTGGGGTATAGTTTGGCAAAATCGGCTATTGATTCTTATACCCGATGGTTTGCTGTTGAACTGGCGAAAAGATTTGGAGATAAAATAAGAATGAATGCTGTCGTGCCGGGCTTTTTTCTAACGGAACAAAATAGAACACTCCTGACAAATGTAGATGAAACTCTGACTGAAAGGGGGAATTTGATTATTCAAAATACACCTTTTGGCCGTTTTGGAAACCCCGATGAATTGATTGGAGCCTTGGTTTGGTTATTGAGTGATGCCTCAAAATTTGTTACCGGAAGCAGAATAACCTTAGACGGAGGTTTTTCGGTTTTTAGCGGAGTTTAA